The DNA window CCAGACAAATTCCAGGATCTGGACTTGAATAATCTCACACAAACATTTTATTCCAAGTTTTATCACTACAACTTGACTGAAGAACAAGTGTCGAATATACTTAGTTCATCGGGTTTGGGGAAGAATTGAAATAATCGATACGTTTAAATATGCTCATCGAACATACAATGGAATGTTATAAATCGACTGAAATGTTTTAAGTAGGACGCCATAGACAACTGAGATTAGGGGAATACCTCCAAATTTCCCTAATTTCCTTCATCTATTAATTCTGATTCTATTTTTTTTAAATTAAAAATTAAACAAATTCTACTGAATAAACAGTGTTGATCAACTCTCACACATGATTTTTTTAGTTTTCATGAAAAAATTTATTCAAAGCAAACCAGAAATAACTCTGTACTAGAGAACAGATAATTCATGGAGGTTTAAAATTGAAGATACGTGGAGATTTTGTGACAAACAGCAGTTCAACTAGTTTCATTTTGACTGCCAAGGAAGATATTTTTGATGTGAACATCGAACACTTCACAAAAACTGGGAAAATAGGTGTTGTTCAACTTCTTAACTTCCTTAAGAATGAAATGAAAAATGAAGGTAAACAGGCAAAAATAGGGGACAATGAATTTTATTTCACTCAAAAGAAATTTTTGATAGGAAAATCTATCAAACTAAATGAAAACATTGATCCAGATGAAATTGCATCTACAGACTTCAGTAAGTTGTCAGATGAGGAACTATGGAACCTAATCAATTGGATAGTTGTCAAGGGCAAAGGCAAGGATCTCTATGGCATAGGTGCAACACAGATCATTGACCCTAAATGTGAATGCGATTAAAAAGGGAGTTCATGATGAGAAAACATTTCAGTGGTTACAATTTCCTGGCAGATCCCGAAACAGGAGTTACATTTAGATGGGGAAATAGTTTCAATGAAGACCCTTACATGGCACCATGGCCAGAACTGGTGGACATATCCATTTCAAATTACTGTACAAACGATTGCGACTATTGTTACAGACAGAGCAGTGAAACAGGAAGTTTTATGTCCATAGAAGACTTCCAAACTTGTCTTGAACAACTCAACAATACAAAATTCGGGAGCGTATTCCAGATAGCCCTTGGAGGCGGAGAACCACTTCTCCATCCCGATTTCAGCAAAATGTTGAGATTGACAAGGGAATACAACATCATTCCCAACTACACAACCAGTGGAAAATTTTTCACAGAAGAAAATCTTAAAACAACCCGTGAATGCTGTGGTGCAATTGCAGTATCTTGGGATCCCACTAGGAACCTTACACTGGACGAACTTAAAGAGCTGGGAAAATTACTTAAGGCCAATGATATATCGTCCAACATACACTACGTAGTATCGAATAGTACCATTGAAACAGCCATAAAAATTTTAAAGGGAGATTTACAGGAATATCTGTTAAATTTTAACTCTGTGATATTTTTGACCTACAAGCCCACTGGAAGGGCATCGAATTCCGATATACTGCAACAAGGCCCAGAACTAACAGATTTTCTAAACCTCGTTGACAAATCCCCCACCGATTTAAAAATCGGATTTGATGCTTGCTTCGTTCCTGTCCTGATCAAGCACACTGCAATTGATACAGACTTTGTAGACAGCTGTGAATGTGGATTTTTCTCACTCTACATCGATGAAAACTTAAATGTAAGCCCCTGCTCATTTTGCAACGATGCAAGTTACGGCTACAACTTGAATAAAATTAGTATTGAAGACATTTGGCAGGAAAAACTTTTTGATTACAGGGAATTTGTCGCGGAAAACACCAAAGCCAGCTGTGAAGATTGTGATAAAAATTCTGAATGTAGGGGCAGGTGTCCGTTTTTTAAGGAACTCTTCCTATGTTACGATGCTGAAGAAATCTAGTATCGACGGATGTAATTAGCTTAACAAAAAATTATGGTGTTTACTTCTTGAGGCACATATTTTGAAAAAATTATCAATTGTAAACAGTTAACTAAAAGTTGTGAATAACTGTTCTGTAGGTGTTTGTAAATGTCAAATGATTACGATGAAAATATATACTGGGAAATGATCAACAGGCAGAAGGGAATTTTAAACAAAAAAGAGCAGTTAAAACTTAAAGATTCAGTAGTAACTGTGATTGGGTGTGGCGGTATTGGAGGTGCAGTAATTGAAATGCTTGCAAGGATGGGAGTAAATCATCTTAGAATAGTTGATAAAGACGTATTTGATTACTCCAATATCAACAGACAGCTCATGAGCAGTATAGATCATGTCGGACATCCAAAGACAGATGTAACCAAAGAAACTATCCAGTCCATTAATCCCTTTGTTGACATCGATGTTTTTAACACTGAGTTAAATGAATCAAACGTTGAAGAAATAGTAGATGGCAGTAGTATCGTGGTGGATGCTCTTGACAACCTAAAAACAAGAATTATAACCAGCAGAAAAGCCATGGAACTTGGGGTGCCTTTTGTGCATGGTGCCATTCATGGTACAATGGGACAAGTCACAACCTTCACCAATGAAACTCCCAATTACGAAGAAACATTTAGATTGAATTCTTTTGGTAAAGAATTGACTGAAGATGTTTTTAATGAAGTTTCAAAATTGGCTAAAGAGGTTCCGCC is part of the Methanobacterium lacus genome and encodes:
- a CDS encoding radical SAM protein, whose product is MMRKHFSGYNFLADPETGVTFRWGNSFNEDPYMAPWPELVDISISNYCTNDCDYCYRQSSETGSFMSIEDFQTCLEQLNNTKFGSVFQIALGGGEPLLHPDFSKMLRLTREYNIIPNYTTSGKFFTEENLKTTRECCGAIAVSWDPTRNLTLDELKELGKLLKANDISSNIHYVVSNSTIETAIKILKGDLQEYLLNFNSVIFLTYKPTGRASNSDILQQGPELTDFLNLVDKSPTDLKIGFDACFVPVLIKHTAIDTDFVDSCECGFFSLYIDENLNVSPCSFCNDASYGYNLNKISIEDIWQEKLFDYREFVAENTKASCEDCDKNSECRGRCPFFKELFLCYDAEEI
- a CDS encoding HesA/MoeB/ThiF family protein, with protein sequence MSNDYDENIYWEMINRQKGILNKKEQLKLKDSVVTVIGCGGIGGAVIEMLARMGVNHLRIVDKDVFDYSNINRQLMSSIDHVGHPKTDVTKETIQSINPFVDIDVFNTELNESNVEEIVDGSSIVVDALDNLKTRIITSRKAMELGVPFVHGAIHGTMGQVTTFTNETPNYEETFRLNSFGKELTEDVFNEVSKLAKEVPPVIGPVPNIVGCLQSFEVVKILTGKGNIIMAPEVLIFDLLKKESFSVVEF